In Cervus elaphus chromosome 5, mCerEla1.1, whole genome shotgun sequence, the following proteins share a genomic window:
- the LOC122694202 gene encoding uncharacterized protein LOC122694202, with amino-acid sequence MTLQGKRKSGSASGWVRLGPRTRCRCRRLYGRVRTEERKGRSRVEPKLPPELTPDPRAVGRACSVAVSFRAGGDCSLGSKEEAQAARPCSGAHHPKVRHLAPNGPSESPAAREVILHLDPPHLLEGASAPPFPWCGATPAPGDAWSGRANV; translated from the coding sequence ATGACGCTCCAAGGGAAGAGGAAGTCGGGCTCCGCGAGCGGGTGGGTGCGCCTCGGGCCGCGGACTCGGTGTCGCTGCCGCCGCCTCTACGGCCGCGTCAGAAcagaagagaggaaggggaggagccgCGTGGAGCCTAAGCTGCCGCCTGAGCTTACCCCTGACCCGAGGGCGGTGGGGAGAGCTTGCTCTGTAGCGGTTTCCTTCAGAGCAGGTGGTGACTGCTCCTTGGGGAGTAAGGAGGAGGCCCAGGCCGCGCGGCCTTGCTCGGGCGCGCACCACCCGAAGGTGAGGCATTTGGCCCCAAACGGGCCTTCGGAAAGCCCAGCTGCTCGAGAAGTTATCTTACATCTTGATCCGCCGCACCTGCTGGAGGGCGCGAGCGCCCCACCCTTCCCCTGGTGTGGAGCCACACCAGCGCCCGGTGACGCGTGGTCAGGCAGAGcaaatgtttga
- the LOC122693167 gene encoding basic salivary proline-rich protein 3-like, whose translation MPSTKDRTPRRETCVYPTFPALKVTKHRAAGCLSWQRGPRYPSHLHTPNTPGKHWPNSRGRPSILPLSKYPPSPPLPFPGNSHFREEPAALRNRAASCPLRDRGGSRGSSGTSLSKKRGWDRQAGRPPGSLPRGRSRGGGGGWVFCPSRATSPRQSRLGGSGFLSYKVSSGRRLRPAPRSPPAPPPSGLGRGGGSKNSYRSPAEEPGGRRRAENGDPPRGGRGAGEGREGRRCRSRCPRRPGRRFTSGSPPPPAGGRLPGVEPRLMHSAARCYGPGRVAEAAARWGTRPAPLGAAPAPGSRMCRCGWDPLPPPWGSLAPRPGTNRSSGPSSASSPRRAAD comes from the exons ATGCCTAGCACG AAAGACAGAACTCCTCGAAGAGAAACCTGTGTGTACCCCACGTTTCCAGCGCTAAAGGTCACAAAACACAGGGCTGCCGGATGCCTCTCCTGGCAGCGAGGACCAAGGTACCCCTCTCATCTACACACTCCCAACACTCCTGGAAAACATTGGCCCAACTCCAGAGGACGCCCCAGCATCCTCCCCCTTTCTAAATACCCCCCATCCCCGCCACTCCCTTTCCCGGGGAACTCACACTTTAGAGAAGAACCGGCGGCGCTGAGAAACCGGGCTGCTTCCTGTCCTCTTCGGGACCGAGGCGGCAGCCGCGGCAGCTCCGGCACGTCGCTGAGCAAGAAGCGGGGCTGGGATCGCCAAGCCGGGCGGCCACCCGGGTCTCTTCCGCGCGGCCGGAgcagaggcggcggcggcg GCTGGGTCTTCTGCCCGTCCCGGGCCACTTCTCCCCGACAGTCCCGTTTGGGAGGCTCCGGATTTTTGTCTTACAAAGTTTCTTCTGGGCGGAGGCTGCGGCCGGCCCCCCGGTCccccccggccccgccgccctcggggctggggcggggagggggctctAAGAACTCCTACCGGAGTCCCGCCGAGGAGCCGGGGGGCCGGCGACGGGCCGAGAACGGAGACCCCCCCCGAGGGGGcagaggggcgggggagggaagggaaggacgGCGGTGCCGGTCCCGCTGTCCCCGCCGCCCCGGCCGCCGCTTCACATCGGGGTCCCCGCCCCCCCCGGCCGGGGGGCGTCTGCCCGGCGTGGAGCCCCGGCTCATGCACTCCGCGGCGAGATGCTACGGCCCCGGGCGGGTGGCCGAGGCGGCGGCGAGGTGGGGGACCCGGCCGGCTCCGCTCGGCGCCGCCCCCGCTCCCGGCTCCCGCATGTGTCGCTGCGGCTGggaccccctccctccaccttgGGGGTCCCTCGCCCCGCGCCCCGGGACCAACAGAAGCTCCGGCCCCTCCTCAGCGTCCTCTCCCCGCCGAGCAGCGGACTAG